The nucleotide window TGCTCATATGCTTATTTTTGCAACAACTCTGCGATCATTGTGAAATAAGATAAAATCTCTTCCAGGGCATCACAACGTACGAGTATGTGGTGGCAATGAGAGCCCAGACTGAACCTCCTGGTCCTTCTGTTAATGAGGATCAGCAAAGTCTTCCATCCTCGCCAATGAGTTCAGCACCAACTGCCATAAGTGGAAGTTCTTTGGGCTTGCAGTATAGAGGTGCATGGTGTACTCCTCCAAGAATTTTTGTTGACCAGCAGGTATGCTTGTCTGTGATTGCTAAACACAGCTTTTTCTAAACTCTATTCTGTGGCTGATATTCTCTTTGTTTTCCAATAAAAGGATGAAATAATCCCTCATTTAGAACCAGGACGTGTTCCTTCAACTATTGATCCTGATGCTATTGATCCATCTGGACAAGTGAAAAAGCTACCCAAGCATCCGGTCCCAATCAGTGCCTGGAAGCTCGCAAAATTGGACAAGAATGAGGCCAAGAGAGCTGCAGCTAAAGCCAGAGCCTCTTCGTCTGTCTTAAAACCTATCGGTTCGCAcatgcagtatgacattgatcgcTGCTCGAGTGGGAATATCAGCAGCAGAAGTAGCACTGTCAGTGCTGACTTCGGGCATCGGGATCATCGTGTGGTTGCTGCAAGATCTTCGCCTCTGAAGAGTTCTTACCCTCCCAGCAGAGCTAGTAGGGAGGACCTTGAAACATGTCCTCGAACTCCTAGCAGTTTCAGTAGCCCTCATCACCCTAACTCGTTGAGCCTCACTCCAGCCTTGGAGCAGCAACCTTCAAACACTAGACACTTTAATCCAATATATCAGTCATCAGCAAATCGATCTCCATGGTCTGTCCAGTCTAGCGATGCCAAGGAAAGCATGGCTGGGCATCTCTCAGAGCATGGGCAAGCAAGGAGAACCGGCACAAATCCTCTAGGGAGCTCCGGACCCTCCGTTTACTGGGATCAGGAAGCTGGTCGATTTGTCTCCTCTCAGAGTATTGCTGGGCCTTCTTCTCGCGGCAGTCGTACTGAGCTGTTGTACACCGAACCATCTATATTCTTTGGTGGTCCTATGCTGAATGAAGGCCCTCCGAGGAGCTTCAGAAATGCTGGTACATCTAATCAGAGGCAAGGTGGTACTGAGAGAGGAAGGGGGCTGAGCCAGTTGCCTATCTTTGTCCCCAGAGACTATCAGCAAGATCAGTTATCTAGATTTCCCTGATGGAGTAGTATTTGAGTACGAAGTTCAGATTGATCGGCAGAATTGTTTCGTCATTTAGTGCCTTATTTCTAACTCTAGAACTCTTTGTAAATTTTAACTCTTGCAGATGTGTTATGGAACCGActtcctactttttttttttctcctagcAAGCTGTAGACTGTTTCTAAACAGATCTAGTTTATTACTGATCTAGCTTTTTCTCGATTGAAGTTGAATCACAAAGAATGTGATTTAAGCTGTATTGCATGTGTAAACAATCTCTGAACCAGGAACTCTCACATGTTATTTCTGAATCAGGGTTGTTTTATAAACACCTTAAATTGGCACTCCAGCTGTGTCTTGGCCATTGTGATTCATGGTTCATCCACAAGAACATAGAGATCTTTTGTTTGTCTTTTTTGTTTAAAAAGAGTCCTATCAGTGCCTTCAGTAATGGATCAATAATTGCTTAGGATCCTATTATGTCGATTGCCTTCAATGATCCCCCCTACAGATGCAGCTATCTACAGCAGAGAAAGCTGAGACAACTCTAATAGGAAGAAGGCACATCACATGATACTCTAGGTTTTTATAAGATTAGattgatctattattattattattatttcatatcAGTGATTAAATATAATCAAGTTAATGTGTGGATCAGTCTGTCTATGAACTCCAAAGTTAAAATATTAGGgtcattaattataataaaatgaaAAGTGAACCCCACAACCTCATCcacaagaataaaaatgaaaagtcAACGCCACAGAGGTGCCGTGGACTTGTTAACAGCAAAAACTAAAAGTCAACACCCACAAATCCATGAGCAGGTGCTAAAATGGCACTTCAATACCATCACACCATGGGCTAACATCAAAGGATTAATACGAGACTCGCAATCGAGAACTTGGTCAACCCTCTTCCTCTGTTCCTGGGATCAATCAATAAGAAGATGTTGACCCAATCAATTAGTTAATCGAGAGGGTGTTCATCGTTGGGATTCGGTGGGAGTCAACTTGAATCCCCACCTCTCGACAGAACTATTTTGATGCGGCGTGAAGGCACGTCGAGTCCCCGTCGCAGTCTTTGGAATCCGATGAACAAAACAAGACATGCATACGTATACGTGCGAGGATGACATCTTTGACTGCTAATAGGAAGTCAATAGAAATTTCAATTTAATTCCACTCCCGTTCTTATTGATGACTTTAAGATTCGTGCGGGAGACGTGGACGGTGCTCTGTTGTGTATTTAAGAGGCCACGGACCACTGAAACGTGGATGTATCGACGAGTGGGAGCTTGACACATCAGCAAAAAGAGCTGTATCCTGCCTGACCGACGACACCTGGGCCTGACCCCGCCACCAGCTGCCGACGAATGGGCGCTTGATTGGCTTGCCATCTCAGCTCAAGGGAGCTGTTTCCTGTGCAACCCCCAACTCGGCTTCACCAGCCGCGGGCCCACCAGCGGGGGCTAGACGCTAAGAGTGGGGGCCATGCGAGATTCGTGTGGGTGAAAACGGGGTTTGGTTGTCGTACGCCGCGTCCCAAACCCCGAAGGGAACAGAAAAGGGAGCTCAGATCGCTGTCCTCGTAAAACCTCCCTCGAACGTTCTCCTTCCGAAAGCTCGCCTTTTGGTAGAGGAAGCGATCGAAAGCCGCGAAGTTGGGTTTTGTTGCCTCCATTTAGACCGCGGAGTGGAAAGGAAGTTTGCGGTGGGGGAGGTTTAAGGCTTTGTCTCGGGATGGCGGGAGGTGGAGGTGGCGGTGACTCGAGAGAGCTCGACCAGACCGCGACGTGGGCTGTCGCGGCTGTTTGCGCGGTCATCGTTTTGATCTCCATACTGCTGGAGAAGGGTCTTCATCACTTCGGAGAGGTAAACGGGAAAGAAATcttgcttcttttcttttcttctttctttcttttcctttcgttTGAATTGTTTTGGGTTTGAGATATGATTTCATGTGCAAGAAGCGAACTTGGTTGCTCTTTTGGCTTGTTTTGAGGTGTTGGAGTGGATTACGGATCAAAAGGTGGTATCTTGAAGCCGTATCCAAAAATAGACGGATTCCGCTCCTTTTGTTTCTTCCTTTGTGATCTTTTCTTGATTATTTTAACGTTTCCGTTCAGCTCTGCGAGATTAGTAATCGTGTGAAGGCTGCGGACACGGTTTCCTTGTCTCTAAAACTTggggtttggaaaggaaaattCATTAGCAGAATTTTTAGCTGTTCTCGTTTATTCTTCTTTAAGGGCGAGtttattttcaaaaaagaaaaccaAATAAGGCCATACACGCTCTGTAATTGCTTTTCTTTTTGGACATTTGGAGATGGAAATGTTTGAAAGATGAAATCTTTCCTTGTGGCTtaacataattattattttttctcattAACTTGGTTTTTGCTAGATATATCGTTGGAAGATTTCTTATGTTAATCCCTGACATATTCCCTCACTTTTTATTtacatattaaataaaatatcaaactaTAGTGCATATTAGTAATCTTTGTTTATTTTGCTGCAAggacaaaattttcttttatcgaCTGCACTTTCTTTACAACCTTtccatttcttctttttttattttcagagccaTATGCGGCAGTTCAGAAGAAACATTCTGCACTCTAATCCTTATTATGTCTATTTTTCACTTCTTGATTACTTTGATATTTTCTTGTTTTACTTCTATTCTGAATAGGATCTTTGAAAACATATATGGTGTAATGCTACTACAAAATGTTCGACCTTTTTTCTCTCGATTGACAGACATGTTGTGTATGATTATTTTGGTGTATGACTGATGGTTCATTGACAATTACATATGTACTtgtttaaataaaaatgatttggGACAATTTCATATGCACCCTTCAGAATATGTAAAAATTTTATTTACGCCCATGTAAGTTGCATTTTTCAAGTTCTTTTTATATGCCAAAAATTTCATATAAGCCCATGCTTTTTAAAATTTTGGAAGTTTGTTAACTTTAGAAGGGTATCTGATATTTTTGAAGGTATTCATAAGCCTAGTAAACTTTAGAAAGGTACTATTATCATTTCCAATTCTGCATGGTTTCATGTGAAGTTACAAGTACTTGAATCAGCACATATGAAATTgttccaaaaaaatatatatatttttctgtgGTCAGAAATATTTGCATTCGACAAGACGACCAATTTATGACTTTATACATCACTCTTGTTGATTCTTaagtttttttctatttttctataTTGCCGTAATTTTTTTTACTTGGATATTCTGATTCATAAGTGCCTATTAATTAAGTTGAGTTGTGTATTTAAACTTTCCCTCCAATATGATAAATGCTTTTTGCTGAACTTGGCAACCGTCCCTCTTTTCACATTCTCTCTTTCTTATATGCATTTGTTCCATGGTCATTCCCTGAGTCCAGTGATGTTCATTCTCTGTGCCTATCAAGTGCTGATTTTGCATTCCATCTCAAAGTTTGTTCTTGTCTACTCGCATGAAGAAATCAAATTCTTATGTACTATTGTGAACTTTGTTTTTCAGTGGCTTAATGAGAAGCACAAAAAGGCTCTTTATGAAGCTCTTGAGAAGATTAAAGATGGTAAAACCAAAATGTTCATTTCTTTGTTTGAATGATCATTGAATCTTGTTACATTTAACTTTGCCCATTGTTGTAATCTCTGTTGTCTTGTGGCACATGCATGGTTGGACTGGTATCAACTTTCAACTGAAGTGACTGACAATAATTTTACTTTATTGGTTTTGCAGAGTTGATGATTCTTGGCTTCATTTCCCTACTACTGACTTTTGGACAGAGTTACATTGCTAAAATCTGCATaccggatacattgtcaaataccATGTTGCCATGCCCAATCAAAACAGATACTGGGACAGCAGAGGCAGGTGGAGGACACCGTAGGAAACTGTTAACAAATGCGCTTATATATGGGAATATACAGCATAGGATACTAGCTGCAGGATCAATTGTTTCATGTCCCTTAGTAAGTATATCTATTAACAGCTTTGGAACTGCAATTAAATTGCTTTTAGTTGTTCCTCTATTTGTTTCTTTGAATATGGGAAATAGAATGTCGTGTTATAAACACATCATGCTTAGTTCTAAAAAAGGTCAGTAATGTTCTCTATATCTTTTGCAATAATTCTCTTGATTCTTGGATGAATATCATAGCTGAACGGTTCAGCCGAACCTACTTATTCTCTTCATTCATGGATAAATACTATAACTGAATGGTTCAGCCTGAACCTACTTATTCTCTTGATTCTGGATGAATATCATAGCCGAATGGTTCAGCCTTGTTCCTATCATTCTTGCTATGGCAACTCTTGTTCCTATCATTCATGATGGACATATTGCGGTATTTTATTGTCTACATTATAAATGGACAATTATATTAATACTAAATTTATTAGTGTTTATGAATTTGAAAATTTGCTCAAAATGTTTTGAAAAATCATCCAAAGTGAACATGCAGTTAGGAAATCCTGTGCCAATTTGTTGATATGGAATAGATGTAAAATAGGATAGTTTCACACAAAGCAATAACTAAAGAGACCAAGAAATTACATCTGGGCACTTGCAACTTATCTACCCAATTCTAGATTTTCTTTTTCACAAAATCTTCATTCTGTTTATTTTTGGCAAGCAGATATCTCTTTAAAAAATCATAAACACGAATGGGAACAAAATTGTGGTTCCCAAATGTAGAAATGGTATAATTATAAGTTGGCAGGTTGACCTTTAAGTTTCCTAGTGCCAATTTGGCTGGTCACTGAGCAACTTGGTTATTGCAGATGATTTGTCATTCATTTATATTACTTTCTAGATCCATTTGAGATGATACTCAAATAACCCTTTTCCTACAGTGTAAAAGGCCAATTTTGAGCTCTTTCTGACTGCCACATTATCCTACTTACAGGGCAAGGGGCCACTTATTTCAATGAATGGACTACATCAGTTGCACATCTTCATATTCTTTCTGGCAGTGTTTCACGTAGCAAGTGGTGCTCTCACAATGACTCTTGGAAGAGCAAAGGTTGTAGGAATTTTATGCAAAATCTACATTGATTAACCATTAATATGAATGATATCATCTGTTTTTCACTGAACTCTTGCATGCAGATGCGTAGATGGAAGGAGTGGGAAACTGAGACTTCATCCATTGAATATGAGTTCTCCAATGGTATTTTACTGCTctcataagtttttttttaaattttctaccaTCATATCTCAAGTTAATCCTCCATAAGATAGAGACACTGCCAGGAATAATATAGAATCACTAATTTCAAACTGAGGTCATATGTTACTGCTCAATTGACCAGTTTTCTGTATTCAATTATTTTAGAATGTACTTTCAGACCCCTTACTTAGTTAAGATTTCTCATTTATATGGTATTTCTTTAGATATTATTCTTTCAGAGACAAATATAAAGTTCACTGATGGAAACCATGCAATTATGAGGAGATATTGGCTTCCAGGTAGGCAAAAGGCATGACACTGTAGATGACATATTTCTAtatataaataaaggttatgtgtgATAATATTAAACCTATTATGAGTCATGATGTAGGAAAAGGGTCGAAGTGGGCTTCTATGGGGACCTATGCTTGCTATATAAGTTTAGCAATAGAAATAATTATATCTGGAATTTTACAATCTGCGCCTGTATGTCAGAATTTACAGGACTGTAGAATTGCAAAACTCAATGAACATGGAATGGAAATTTACAGTTGCAGATGTAGTGATGTTTGGGTTGAACTTTTGTGATAATGATAGAAATGACGAATTTGGGAGAATAGAACTGCTGGCCTGATGTGTTGTTCTCAGTGTAAAATTAGCATTGTTTTGTAGTGTACTGAAGCTGATTCTGATGGAGTTGGTAAGAACAGAAATATAATATTTGTGGAACTTGAGGACTTTCTAGATATTTTCAGGTGTGTGTAACAGCGGGTTTCAAAGTTTCGAATAAGATAAAAAGGAAACAGATTCACTCCATGATGGCCTCATGCcataggaagagatggatgccctCACACCATTTTAGGAAGACCTTTCTCTAAAATAAGAATTGTTTAAGAACTGTCCCAACCATCTTACACCTAAAATAAACCATGAAGTAGAAATGCAATTCAATTAGGACACACCTCTTACCCATATCAGTAAATTTGGCTTAACCAATTGTATACATTTGTCTTATGTCCCAAGTTCATGTTTCCCTACCGATATCAGAAACTCAATAATTGTAATGATGATCGTGGTATTAATTGGCAGCTATATAAATTTATTTGCCTCTATGTAAATCTTTTCATAATagtcatgaaaaaaaatatttgcctTTCTGTCTCTCCGTCTCATGGTGCATGTATCTTCTAAAAATATTTTGAACTAGAACATGATATCAGTGTCTTGGGTCTATCTTTTCCCATTTAAACTTTTGCGGGTCTTGTTAAAATTAAAAACTTATCTATGATACAGTGTCAGTTTTTGCTCATCGAATGTACAGAATTTGATTGTTGTTTCCTTCTTAGTAATTGATCTTGCTTCTAGTATTGGTTTGTGTTTATCTTGTAACCTTGTTAACTGTTGTCAGATCTTTCATTACATAATTGATGTTTGTGTATCTTTTAGTTCGATAACCTAACATGAAAAATCATCATAGTACGGAGATCTATGTCAGTATAATTCATATATTAGTCTATTTTTATGCAATTGGAATAATATTTACTTTGAAACTTTTTTGTTGGTATGTAGTTCATTATATTTAAACCATATGTTTGTAAACAATACAGATCCCTCAAGATTCAGATTTGCACATGAGACATCATTCGTGAGAAGACACACAAATTTCTGGAACAGAATCACAATCCTGTTCTACTTTGTAAGTAGACAACCGTAGTCAAAAACTATTTTACTCTGTTTGTGATCAAGTATTTACTTGCTTGTGGACATATGTTTGAATAATTTAGACTACAGTATCACATTAAAATATGACCATTGTTCCCCTTCTTCTAGAGAAAATCCATTTACCAAAATGATAGTTTTGTTGAACAGTGAATATGAAGTTAATATTGATATTTATCAATATTGAGGAACTCCATTTAGCAAATGTTGAGAAGTCATTAATAGTTTTTTCATCATCAAATGAAGTTAATATTGATTCTTGGGCTTTTTGTACCAGGAAATTGTTCCTACCTTTTCATCATTATCTATTGACTGGCCATCTTTTTTCATTTTTGTCTTTTATAGGTAAGCTTTTTAAAGCAATTTTTCAGCTCTGTTTGTAAAGCAGATTACTTGGCATTGCGCCATGGTTTTATCAATGTAAGTTTGACCAACAGATAGATACCTGATAATTTGTTCATCTTGTAATTTGTCAATAGTTTAATGTTTATAGGCTCACCTGGCTCCAGGAAGTAAGtttaattttcaaaaatatataaaaagaacATTGGAGGATGACTTTAAGGCAGTAGTGGGGATCAGGTACCATAATTACTGAACTTACTTTACTATAATTTCTATTACAGTCAATGCTATACTTACTAGGATTACGAATTGAACATTCAACTGAGGCATTTGATTTTTGAAGTGTATTCAGTTGTGTAATTCCTGCTAATACAGTATCTGCTTATCTAATAATAGAAGTTTTATGTTTGACGTCAAAGTATCAGGAAGTTGTATATCATTAAGAAGAGAAAAACATCATAAAAAGAGAAGCATTAATAAGAtggaattttcttgatcctaatcttcttatttgggTTTAGGAATCCAATGAACCTAGTCATTGCTTttgcaaatgatgaataatctgaGAATTTCCATGGAAATTGGCACTCTTTTGATATTTAACATAGCGTTGTTACAATTTGCAGTAGCATAATCATAGAGAATTGATCCTGTTAAATATGATTGCATGTCTTCCCAAGTATAGTGTATTTCATGTTAATCATAACATGTTTTCTTAATTAGAACTTTCCAAAAATGCTTCGTTACTATTAATAAAGAAATTGATAAGAACAACTTTCTGTAGTGATGTTTTAGCTTAGGTCCTCTTTTTCCTTCCCTTTGAAGTTCTTTTGGTTGACAAAATTTTCTTTACTCACCATTATTTAAGTTCTTCACGTGTTCCTTCTTTGGATGAGCAGTCCCGTATTATGGGCTTCAGCTGTGATGGTTTTGCTTCTTAATGTTAATGGTGAGAGTACATCCGATGTTGCAAAATATTTTCCCACACAGAGGTTTGGAATTTGACTCTCTTTACTTCCTTCAGGATGGGAGGAATTGTTTTGGGCATCAATACTTCCTCTAGTTGTAAGTACTCGAGCGTGAGATATGGACCTTTTTCATATAATCAAATTGGTAACTTTTTCATCTATAATGTAGATAATTCTAGCAATTGGGATGAAGCTACAGGCAATAATAGCAAGGATGGCCATTGAAATTCAAGAGAGACATGTAGTGGTTCAAGGAATTCCGCTGGTGCAACTCAGTGACCAACATTTTTGGTTTAAAAATCCACAGTTTGCTTTATTTCTCATCCATTTTGCATTATTCCAGGTTGTGATGTTGTTTCCTCTGTCTATGCGTAGGATTTTTTAAATTGGACAAACTTCATTGGTTCAGTTGATAGtcccttttttaatttttttttaattatgcatATACTATAAATTGGGTGAAATATGAAAAAAGCTCATAACTTTGGGTTTTTCCCATAAAGCACCCCAAGTCTAAAAAAATTTTTAAGAGCGCCCCTTTTTTCAAAAATGACCATTCGCCTAACCCTTGTCGATCATTGCCCTCCGTTGTGCCACCACCCCATCAGCTGCCCCCCTTCGTCCCGCACTTAGCAGCCCCGCCTGCCAAGCCTTGTTAGCTCGTTGGCCCTCGCCATGGTCGATCACGGCCCTCATGCGAGGAAAGAGGGGTCGACCCCCGCCCTTGTGCGAGGAAGGAGGGGTCACGTGTCGGCCCTCGTGCTGTCATCGCACTGGTGACCATTGGcgagggaggagggagaggagtcCGGAGAGAGAGAAAGTGGGGATGGGTCCGACGAAGAGTGAGAAGGCTAGCAGGGCCTGTGGAGGTGGCCACGGCCCTTGCGTTCTCTCCTACCTAACTTGAGGGCCAACAGGCTAGATTGTCAGGCGTGGGCGGAGGCACAGCTAGGGTTGGGGCCATAGGAgagaatttttaatattatggGGGTAAAATAGTCTTTTCACATAATCAGGGGCACTATGTGGGAATTCCTTAAACTTGGGGCACTCTATAGGAAAAACTCAAAGTTAGGGGCTTTTTCCAGGAATTTGCCCCTACAAAATTTGAGTTAAATATtgagttttgaaaaaaaaatcaaatatgtcTAGAAATGAAAGTTCTTATTGGAAGCATTTGACTGTCTCAGCAGTTATATAAGTGTTTGAAGCTAACTTATCTATCCCTCTTTTTTCACATTCTTTGCAGAATGCATTTCAGATCACATACTTCTTTTGGATATGGGTAAGCTTCTGTATCCAGCTTATTTGCCGTGACTATCACATTCTTTTCTAGCATCCTAAgtcattctttttttcttcttttgcaagTATGAGTTTGGATTGAAGTCCTGTTttcatgataattttgatttcatCATTGCAAGAGTTAGTGTTGGGTAAGCTTCAAAAAAATGCAACCATTTTGTGATTCAAGAATATGCTATCTAATTTTTTCTTACCGATGTTCCTGGGCTGAAAAAGAGAGTAACTGGTGTGGCAATTAGTCCTGAGCCCCTTTTAAACTGGTGTTGATATGGTTGATAATCTACTACCTGTACAAATATTTGGCCAGAGTTATATAATTCCCTGGACTGAAATTTTCTATGGATTCATTAGATACATGGTGATTTtgctttttcatatttttatgacTCGAGTCACTAGGACACCCATACTgatccacaaaaattatattttgaaaatgcTGATAACATaacaaaaatagaaagaaatttaAATTTAGACTTTGCTGAATATAGCCAAGAGGGTAATCAGACTGAAGCTGGACTCATCTACTCCAATGCTGCATTACATGTAAACACTAGGATGCTGTCCTTTGTACAAGTAGCATTTATTTCAACCGTTATTTCTTTTAGACATCTCATCATGTATTAACTGAGTTTCCCATGTTCACTCACATTGC belongs to Musa acuminata AAA Group cultivar baxijiao chromosome BXJ1-11, Cavendish_Baxijiao_AAA, whole genome shotgun sequence and includes:
- the LOC103972116 gene encoding probable protein S-acyltransferase 19 isoform X2; this translates as MPFLPHFLEKTYMNMWQLEYIVFLCTAIDPADPGILLAYNEASTYMPQRDRGSLEEPTKLGVNTEEETVKHKTASFSIGCFFCALLSKEDCRKDEDNAEQQTSIDEALFCTLCNAEVRKFSKHCRSCDKCVDGFDHHCRWLNNCVGRKNYITFLSLMSMSLAWLAVESGIGIAVLVRSFTDKKQIESQIVERLGDGFSHAPFVTIVALCTALSLLASVPLGELFFFHMILIRKGITTYEYVVAMRAQTEPPGPSVNEDQQSLPSSPMSSAPTAISGSSLGLQYRGAWCTPPRIFVDQQDEIIPHLEPGRVPSTIDPDAIDPSGQVKKLPKHPVPISAWKLAKLDKNEAKRAAAKARASSSVLKPIGSHMQYDIDRCSSGNISSRSSTVSADFGHRDHRVVAARSSPLKSSYPPSRASREDLETCPRTPSSFSSPHHPNSLSLTPALEQQPSNTRHFNPIYQSSANRSPWSVQSSDAKESMAGHLSEHGQARRTGTNPLGSSGPSVYWDQEAGRFVSSQSIAGPSSRGSRTELLYTEPSIFFGGPMLNEGPPRSFRNAGTSNQRQGGTERGRGLSQLPIFVPRDYQQDQLSRFP
- the LOC103972116 gene encoding protein S-acyltransferase 21 isoform X1; the encoded protein is MARRHGWQLPAHTFQVIAITVFFLLSIAFYAFFAPFLGKDLYEYVAIGVYSFLALCVFILYVRCTAIDPADPGILLAYNEASTYMPQRDRGSLEEPTKLGVNTEEETVKHKTASFSIGCFFCALLSKEDCRKDEDNAEQQTSIDEALFCTLCNAEVRKFSKHCRSCDKCVDGFDHHCRWLNNCVGRKNYITFLSLMSMSLAWLAVESGIGIAVLVRSFTDKKQIESQIVERLGDGFSHAPFVTIVALCTALSLLASVPLGELFFFHMILIRKGITTYEYVVAMRAQTEPPGPSVNEDQQSLPSSPMSSAPTAISGSSLGLQYRGAWCTPPRIFVDQQDEIIPHLEPGRVPSTIDPDAIDPSGQVKKLPKHPVPISAWKLAKLDKNEAKRAAAKARASSSVLKPIGSHMQYDIDRCSSGNISSRSSTVSADFGHRDHRVVAARSSPLKSSYPPSRASREDLETCPRTPSSFSSPHHPNSLSLTPALEQQPSNTRHFNPIYQSSANRSPWSVQSSDAKESMAGHLSEHGQARRTGTNPLGSSGPSVYWDQEAGRFVSSQSIAGPSSRGSRTELLYTEPSIFFGGPMLNEGPPRSFRNAGTSNQRQGGTERGRGLSQLPIFVPRDYQQDQLSRFP
- the LOC135597628 gene encoding MLO-like protein 10 yields the protein MAGGGGGGDSRELDQTATWAVAAVCAVIVLISILLEKGLHHFGEWLNEKHKKALYEALEKIKDELMILGFISLLLTFGQSYIAKICIPDTLSNTMLPCPIKTDTGTAEAGGGHRRKLLTNALIYGNIQHRILAAGSIVSCPLGKGPLISMNGLHQLHIFIFFLAVFHVASGALTMTLGRAKMRRWKEWETETSSIEYEFSNDPSRFRFAHETSFVRRHTNFWNRITILFYFVSFLKQFFSSVCKADYLALRHGFINAHLAPGSKFNFQKYIKRTLEDDFKAVVGISPVLWASAVMVLLLNVNGWEELFWASILPLVIILAIGMKLQAIIARMAIEIQERHVVVQGIPLVQLSDQHFWFKNPQFALFLIHFALFQNAFQITYFFWIWSWSPILVFVHYTSALCTCISDGLTHEEVHL